A region of Zootoca vivipara chromosome 15, rZooViv1.1, whole genome shotgun sequence DNA encodes the following proteins:
- the TEX14 gene encoding inactive serine/threonine-protein kinase TEX14, with product MAHLLPIPCPVKLGTLKSESLEARLHEYVKQGNHVKVKKLLKKGISADSINSLGQTPLFTAALLGIGKVVSVLLDYGSDPNHRCHDGSTPVHAAAFSGNQSILSKLLDAGGDLRVHDRNGRNPQNWAVTAGKESSSQMLEFIQRCTAHMQAIVQNYSVDLLRKVDSPRSLVSSPSRFVGIKQGTADKILRRGSSAPQNIYSFGFGKVYLTGSRQLGYLASLPIIADKEVVQADDEPTFSFPVGPYMTMTNLMWGGSRVTVKELNMKPHQHCSKLRLSDLLLAEQEYSSKLRHPHLLQLMAVCLSSDLEKTRLVFERVTFGSLYSILHERRSEFPIVHMETLVHLLLQVNDGLRFLHSHGFIHRTVSSYAVVVVLAGEAKLTNLEYMIESKDGGEHSDLTRLPIPSQLYKWCAPEVILQRTATTKSDIYSFCAVMQEALTDTIPWDGFEGPDVKDLIVSGQWLEADARLPKPYYDIVKTGLESRQKQRTMNLQDIQYILKNDLKDLIDSRRTRHGDSSGPSKAERCADINICLPPTSAVSVKVEEELPEEEQEEEEQEEEEQSVPCLPSRSFTVMRCAASAPKIEGAAGHQSQPSLPAAQSSHLLAPKVQGGTSDRDESLCSFEINEIYTCYPEMCGDSTEEDTTPGSGQGSPRQPQTVPGDWDKALSPPLPARIQGGQTSCSEGGATSDSESEYTREEVTYMSQPYHVQQMVRFSSPRGRNSRLQVGHYFGKCVLNLKISQTLLHQARDSLCRTEKKLDELESFRKPQPQPCAVALNPIIRGYWEKDESAAFGNVRAPCNGPSSFLWKAVGPPSTNYIPPPLRVMTMQQPLVIQPFQPMEPERRSQDTTCWSDCGLEAPKSPWSRVEVEPNYQLLHPGVTVRRKRNMSPQLRRGNLSAVDDGNRFSDGFVSKSTPEIYDDSVRSEERRMAQSEWTTEVKQMARQAASGQLGLPPQYPLGEWTSESEGESIKDAFRSTSSKERLRFHQWNTEEGRLRADSGIGDHCLFYDHSEENDPEVALKRFVVPERTDGRSIQFPANEVLTECGAASRKSASLSVAAEDLCRGHLEELGPSVSSSLDVSEEFLTPEPEFFFCSSVPPENAEPENSTAVEEEDLEITQDICSQEDDLETFQEICGRKECPTEAEERNPPPQHPSPPYNPRPQTSTFCYLCLGRKLFPHCSAEAKHLHSKAPGEDLFTPAARSLIDIQDLSSIICEDTFKATPYETPRSSHSPMDASTPLSPAQAPPRFSSTVTKYKDYCVTIDTTGWGSQEASLLGFSTFATACAQGKIVELPPTPQESSATVSKTGASSEPPGVQLHLQRGQKELETPPSAQESQLQEVIPEQADSEDQEIKLDECKADSSLWNNDTLCLEDTDRAHSTLDDILEAVLRPVADSRNPRAEPPAPIKREPSHAHHGNIEMRDGAEDSFSESEGSAENVEDLS from the exons GAATCAGTGCTGACTCGATCAACTCATTGGGGCAGACTCCCCTATTCACTGCTGCCTTGCTTGGTATTGGGAAAGTTGTCAGCGTTCTTTTGGATTATGGTTCGGATCCAAATCA CCGCTGTCACGATGGGAGCACACCGGTCCATGCCGCAGCTTTCTCAGGCAACCAGTCAATTCTCAGCAAACTGCTGGATGCGGGTGGAGACCTGCGAGTCCATGACAGGAATGGGAGAAACCCACAAAACTGGGCTGTGACAGCTGGGAAGGAGAGCAGCTCTCAG ATGCTCGAGTTCATCCAGCGATGTACAGCCCACATGCAGGCGATTGTGCAGAACTACTCCGTAGACTTGCTGCGGAAGGTGGACTCTCCCAGATCTTTGGTCTCTAGCCCCTCCAGGTTTGTGGGCATCAAGCAAGG GACGGCTGACAAGATTCTGAGACGCGGGAGCAGTGCCCCCCAAAACATTTACAGCTTTGGCTTTGGGAAG GTTTACCTCACAGGCAGCCGTCAGCTGGGCTACCTGGCATCGCTCCCCATCATTGCGGATAAGGAAGTGGTCCAGGCTGATGATGAACCAACCTTCTCCTTTCCAGTTGGGCCGTACATGACTATGACCAA TTTGATGTGGGGTGGAAGCAGAGTCACAGTGAAGGAGCTGAACATGAAACCCCACCAGCACTGCAGCAAGCTGCGTCTCTCTGACCTGCTCCTCGCGGAACAGGAGTACAGTAG CAAGCTCCGCCATCCTCATTTGTTGCAGCTGATGGCCGTCTGTTTATCCAGCGACTTGGAGAAAACGCGATTAGTGTTTGAGAGGGTTACTTTTGGCTCCCTCTATAGCATCCTTCATGAGAGG CGTTCGGAGTTCCCCATTGTGCACATGGAGACCCTCGTGCACCTCTTGCTCCAGGTGAACGATGGCCTGAGGTTCCTGCACTCGCACGGCTTCATCCACCGCACGGTCAGCTCCTATGCTGTGGTGGTTGTTTTGGCCGGGGAAGCCAAGCTTACCAACCTGGAGTACATGATCGAGAG CAAGGATGGGGGAGAGCACAGCGACCTGACACGGCTGCCCATCCCTTCGCAGTTATACAAATGGTGCGCTCCAGAAGTAATCCTCCAGAGGACTGCAACCACCAAGTCTGACATCTACAGCTTCTGCGCAGTAATGCAGGAGGCTCTGACAG ATACCATCCCCTGGGATGGGTTCGAGGGCCCGGATGTTAAGGATCTCATTGTTTCCGGACAGTGGCTGGAAGCGGATGCCAGGCTGCCCAAGCCCTATTACGACATCGTGAAGACCGGGCTGGAGTCCAGGCAGAAGCAACGCACCATGAACCTGCAGGATATCCAATATATCCTGAAGAATGATCTGAAG GATTTGATTGACTCTCGCAGGACCCGCCATGGTGACAGTTCTGGACCGTCAAAGGCCGAACGCTGTGCTGACATTAATATCTGCTTGCCGCCCACCTCCGCTGTCTCGGTCAAGGTGGAAGAAGAGTTGCCagaagaggagcaggaagaggaggagcaggaagaagaggagcagaGTGTCCCATGTCTGCCTT CCAGGAGCTTCACCGTGATGAGATGCGCTGCTTCTGCTCCCAAAATCGAAGGCGCCGCTGGCCACCAGTCCCAGCCCTCCCTTCCCGCCGCTCAGTCCAGCCACCTCTTGGCTCCCAAAGTCCAGGGGGGCACCAGCGACAGGGACGAGAGCCTCTGCAGCTTTGAAATCAACGAGATCTACACCTGCTACCCTGAGATGTGCGGGGACAGCACAGAGGAGGACACAACACCAGGATCGGGCCAGGGATCCCCAAGGCAGCCTCAGACTGTCCCAGGGGATTGGGACAAAGCCCTTTCGCCGCCCCTGCCAGCCAGAATTCAGGGCGGGCAGACAAGCTGCAGTGAGGGGGGCGCCACCTCCGATTCGGAGTCGGAATACACCAGGGAAGAGGTCACCTACATGTCGCAGCCCTACCATGTGCAGCAAATGGTGAGGTTCTCCAGCCCCCGGGGCCGGAACAGCCGCTTGCAGGTGGGCCACTACTTTGGGAAGTGCGTCCTGAACCTGAAGATCTCCCAGACACTGCTGCACCAGGCGAGGGACTCCCTCTGCCGGACGGAAAAGAAGCTGGATGAGCTGGAGAGCTTCAGaaagccccagccccagccatgTGCCGTTGCCCTGAACCCCATCATCCGAGGATACTGGGAGAAGGACGAGAGCGCCGCTTTTGGAAACGTCAGGGCGCCCTGCAATGGACCCAGCTCCTTCCTCTGGAAAGCGGTGGGCCCTCCATCCACAAATTACATCCCTCCGCCGCTGCGTGTCATGACCATGCAGCAGCCTCTGGTGATTCAGCCCTTCCAGCCCATGGAGCCAGAGCGCAGGAGCCAGGACACCACCTGCTGGAGCGACTGCGGGTTGGAGGCACCCAAAAGCCCCTGGAGCAGAGTGGAAGTGGAGCCCAACTATCAG CTTTTGCACCCAGGCGTCACCGTCCGGAGGAAGAGGAACATGAGCCCGCAGTTGCGGCGAGGGAACCTCTCTGCAGTGGACGATGGGAACAGATTTTCAGATGG GTTTGTCTCAAAATCAACACCTGAAATTTATGACGATAGTgtgaggagtgaggagaggaGGATGGCACAGTCTGAATGGACAA CGGAAGTGAAGCAGATGGCAAGGCAAGCGGCTTCCGGGCAACTTGGCCTTCCGCCCCAGTATCCTCTTGGTGAATGGACATCAGAGAGCGAGGGGGAGAGCATCAAGGACGCCTTTCGGAGCaccagcagcaaggagagactccGGTTCCACCAGTGGAACACCGAGGAGGGGAGGCTGCGGGCTGACAGCGGAATCGGGGACCACTGTTTGTTCTATGACCACAGTGAAGAAAATGACCCAGAGGTTGCGTTGAAAAGATTTGTGGTACCCGAAAGGACTGACG gcAGAAGCATCCAATTCCCAGCAAATGAGGTGCTAACGGAGTGTGGCGCGGCCTCTCGAAAGAGCGCTTCGCTTTCTGTCGCCGCCGAGGACCTTTGCCGG gggcacttggaggaacTGGGCCCCTCGGTGTCTTCCTCCCTTGATGTATCAGAAGAGTTCCTCACTCCTGAACCAGAGTTCTTCTTCTGCTCCTCAGTTCCTCCTGAGAATGCAGAACCAGAG AACTCAACTGCTGTTGAAGAAGAAGACCTGGAAATCACCCAAGATATTTGCAGTCAGGAAGACGACTTGGAGACATTCCAAGAAATCTGTGGGAGGAAAGAATGCCCCACAGAGGCAGAGGAACGCAA cccccccccccagcacccttCCCCCCCTTACAACCCCCGCCCCCAAACTAGCACTTTTTGTTATTTGTGTTTAGGAAGAAAACTATTTCCCCACTGCAGCGCAGAGGCGAAACATCTCCATAGCAAGGCGCCAGGGGAGGATTTGTTTACACCTGCAGCCAG GTCACTCATCGATATTCAGGACTTGTCCAGCATCATCTGTGAGGACACGTTTAAGGCAACGCCATACGAAACTCCCAGAAGCAGTCACTCACCCATGGATGCCAGCACTCCACTTAGCCCAG CACAAGCGCCACCCAGGTTTTCCTCCACTGTCACGAAGTACAAGGATTACTGCGTGACAATAGACACAACAGGCTGGGGGAGTCAGGAGGCCTCCCTGTTGGGATTCAGCACCTTTGCCACGGCTTGTGCTCAAGGGAAGATTGTAgagttgccccccaccccccaggagtCATCCGCCACAGTCTCCAAAACG ggtgcctCGTCGGAACCCCCTGGCGTACAGTTGCACCTTCAGAGGGGTCAGAAAGAACTGGAGACTCCCCCTTCTGCTCAGGAGAGCCAGCTCCAGGAAG TGATTCCTGAGCAAGCAGATTCAGAAGATCAAGAAATAAAGCTGGACGAGTGCAAAGCTGATAGCAGCCTCTGGAACAATGACACCTTGTGTCTAGAAGATACAGACAG ggCTCACTCAACCCTTGATGATATTTTGGAAGCTGTCCTCAGGCCAGTTGCTGACAGTCGCAACCCTCGCGCAGAGCCACCAGCCCCCATCAAGAG GGAGCCAAGCCACGCCCATCACGGAAACATTGAGATGAGGGACGGAGCAGAGGACAGCTTCAGCGAATCGGAGGGTTCTGCCGAGAATGTTGAAGATCTGTCTTGA